A section of the Triticum dicoccoides isolate Atlit2015 ecotype Zavitan chromosome 7A, WEW_v2.0, whole genome shotgun sequence genome encodes:
- the LOC119330751 gene encoding far upstream element-binding protein 1-like, with product MADSDASAAPPEVATEMKIPVVDLTDAVQEDAAPDPAAAAPTQEEEPSEVAEAEGDHKRKLEEVDAGAEANGAGEDAKRPRVEGNGADAVQNSESSEKPEEPVAVITEGAADPEVAPAGDLQTSSEVKPQETATEAPPQQQEGDATGALQETTRLIDVPNTKVGVLIGKAGETIRNLQMSSGAKIQITKDADVPSDATTRPVELVGTTESIDKAEQLIKSVIAEAEAGGSPALIAKGFGSGQSGSEQFEMLVPDNKVGLIIGKGGETIKNLQTRSGARIQLIPQHPPAGTTLTERTVRVTGNKKQIEAAKELIKQAMSQTFPRNTTQSGGYGPQHHNPQGHGPASQWGPRSQPQQYGYPPRGPPQNAPYSQPPYGGYPQQPPPRGGMGWDQRQGPPPHQGGGYDYYKQGSQPYESQPPNYPPGPGNFNSYGPSQAPSYGQPQYPQSAPPQNYGPGYGDPRYSAPAPAQQYYGQPPAGPQQGYPQQPDPYARPPYGGPGQWPPRGSAPADGAYQAPPPASYAPPAQQPPAYGQTYPTGPDGYAQQGYSQQGGQGQGPAAYGQSAPAGPGYSQQGGYAQYPASQPAYGDQSAQNNANYGYQGAPADPNYGNAYPQSGYAAAPTTGQPGYGQAGYTQPPATNPPSYDQSAPPAAQSGYAAPAANPQPAVAKGVSPQPAAAAGYGGQWTA from the exons ATGGCGGACTCCGACGCATCGGCGGCGCCGCCAGAGGTAGCGACCGAGATGAAGATTCCAGTCgtagacctcaccgacgccgtgcaGGAAGACGCTGCACCAGACCCTGCGGCGGCCGCCCCCACGCAGGAAGAGGAGCCATCAGAGGTTGCCGAGGCCGAAGGCGACCACAAGAGGAAGCTCGAGGAGGTCGACGCGGGCGCGGAGGCCAACGGCGCCGGGGAGGACGCCAAGCGACCGCGCGTGGAAGGCAACGGCGCAG ATGCCGTGCAAAACAGTGAGTCCTCCGAGAAGCCCGAGGAGCCAGTCGCTGTGATTACTGAGGGGGCGGCAGATCCCGAGGTTGCTCCTGCTGGTGATCTGCAGACAAGTTCTGAGGTCAAGCCACAGGAGACTGCAACTGAAGCACCGCCACAACAGCAAGAAGGCGATGCAACCGGTGCCCTGCAGGAGACTACCCGCCTAATTGATGTGCCCAATACCAAG GTCGGCGTTCTAATAGGAAAAGCGGGTGAAACAATCAGAAACCTGCAAATGAGCTCGGGCGCAAAGATCCAAATCACAAAGGATGCAGATGTTCCTTCAGATGCCACGACTCGACCAGTCGAATTGGTTGGAACTACCGAGAGTATTGACAAGGCTGAGCAGCTTATTAAGAGTGTTATAGCTGAG GCTGAGGCTGGCGGTTCCCCTGCCTTGATAGCCAAAGGTTTCGGGTCTGGTCAGTCAGGTTCAGAGCAGTTTGAGATGCTAGTCCCTGATAATAAG GTTGGTTTAATTATTGGAAAAGGAGGTGAGACAATTAAAAACCTGCAAACCCGATCGGGTGCTCGAATCCAG TTAATTCCTCAACATCCTCCGGCGGGTACTACACTGACCGAAAGGACTGTACGTGTTACTGGCAATAAGAAGCAGATAGAAGCTGCAAAAGAGTTGATTAAGCAAGCTATGAGTCAG ACATTTCCAAGAAACACAACTCAGTCTGGTGGCTATGGTCCGCAACATCACAACCCTCAGGGTCATGGCCCAGCTTCTCAGTGGGGGCCACGGTCTCAACCTCAGCAGTATGGATATCCACCAAGAGGGCCTCCTCAGAACGCGCCATACTCTCAACCCCCTTATGGTGGTTACCCACAGCAGCCACCACCAAGAGGTGGCATGGGCTGGGACCAGAGGCAGGGCCCTCCGCCTCACCAGGGTGGTGGTTATGACTACTACAAACAGGGATCTCAACCTTATGAAAGCCAGCCACCAAACTACCCCCCTGGACCAggtaacttcaacagctatggcccATCACAAGCTCCAAGCTATGGACAGCCTCAGTATCCGCAGTCTGCACCTCCACAGAACTATGGCCCTGGATATGGTGATCCTAGGTACAGTGCTCCAGCTCCAGCCCAGCAGTACTATGGGCAGCCACCAGCCGGTCCGCAGCAAGGCTACCCTCAACAGCCAGATCCTTATGCTAGACCTCCATATGGTGGACCTGGACAATGGCCACCCAGAGGCAGTGCACCTGCAGATGGTGCTTACCAGGCACCACCGCCTGCATCTTATGCTCCGCCAGCCCAGCAACCTCCTGCTTATGGTCAAACATACCCAACTGGACCTGATGGGTATGCTCAGCAGGGTTATTCACAGCAGGGTGGGCAAGGGCAAGGGCCAGCAGCATATGGTCAGAGTGCTCCGGCAGGACCAGGGTACAGTCAACAAGGCGGCTATGCGCAGTATCCTGCATCACAGCCAGCATACGGTGATCAGTCAGCTCAAAACAATGCAAACTATGGTTATCAGGGAGCCCCAGCTGATCCCAACTATGGAAATGCCTACCCACAGTCAGGATATGCTGCTGCACCGACAACTGGTCAGCCTGGATATGGTCAGGCAGGATACACTCAGCCACCAGCTACAAACCCACCAAGTTATGATCAGTCTGCGCCACCAGCAGCTCAAAGTGGCTATGCTGCACCTGCTGCAAACCCACAGCCTGCGGTTGCAAAGGGCGTGTCACCTcagcctgctgctgctgctggatacGGCGGGCAGTGGACTGCCTGA